The DNA window GCGTCGTATTTTGGTCATTGGTGCATTCAGCGCGCTCATTCTGATGACTTTCGTTCTCGACATCATGACAGGCCCATCCCTACTTGATGCAACAAAAGTTCTCCACTCTCTGTTCGAATTTATCGGCTTGCCATACCAGGTAGAACCTTCCACTCAAATCATAGTGACGGAGCTAAGATTGCCGATTGCGATCATGGCGATTGTGGTTGGTGGTGCGCTCGGAATGGGCGGCGCAGAGATGCAAACCTTGCTCAATAACACGATGGCAAGCCCGTACACTTTAGGCATGGCGGCCGCAGCTGGCTTTGGTGCTGCTATTACTCTGTATATGGGATCATTTGGATTGAGCAGCTACTACGCTGTTCCGATGGGGGCGTTTTTATGCTGTATGTTGTCTGCCTGTTTCCTATTCTCGTTAGCGTCAGCTCGTCATATCAGCTCGGGACAGCTTATTCTGGCTGGTATTGCCCTGTTATTCTTGTTCCAGTCACTGCTTTCACTGGTTCAGTTCGTGTCTTCTCCGGAACTTAGCCAACAGATACTGTTTTGGCTGTTTGGTAGCTTAACTAAAGCAACGTGGAATACCGTCGCAATTACCTCTGCGGTTGTGCTTATTGGTGGCTTACTATTACTTAAAGACGCCTGGAAACTGACTGCGCTTCGACTCGGTGAAGAACGTGCCAAAAGTGTTGGTGTAAACATCACTCGCTTACGTCTGAAAACGTTGTTTATCGTCGCGGTTATTACTGCTACCGTAACTAGCTTTGTTGGTATCATTGGCTTTGTCGGCATCGTTGCGCCAAACATGGCGAAATCCATGGTGGGTGAAGATCAACGTTTCTTCTTACCCCTCTCCTTCCTGATTGGTGCTTTCCTTCTTTCTGGCGCATCTGTTCTGTCTAAAATCATCGTCCCAGGCGCGCTATTCCCTATTGGTATCGTTACCGCAATCATCGGCGTACCTTTCTTCTTCTGGCTAATTTTGGCGAAGCGAGGTTAATGATGTTAGTCGCGAACAACGTAAATATTCAGATTGATACACTTACCCTTGCTAATAACTTCAATTTCCAGCTGGTACCTGGTCAGGTAACTGCCGTGCTAGGTCCGAATGGTGCGGGGAAAAGTACCCTGCTTAAAGCCATTTTTGGTGATGTAAATATGGCCAGTGGATCGATTTCTCACTACGATGACGAACTAAATAACAAATCTCTCTCTTCATGGCGTGCCAAATTCGGCTATATGCCGCAAGATATTGGCTTAGAAGTAAGCTTGACTGTTATTGAAGTCGTACTGATGGGACGTTTAGACAGCTTAAGTTTACGTATTGATGACAAGTTACTGGGTGAAGGC is part of the Vibrio sp. B1FLJ16 genome and encodes:
- a CDS encoding iron ABC transporter permease; translated protein: MQSVVLEELIQQQRKSEKRRILVIGAFSALILMTFVLDIMTGPSLLDATKVLHSLFEFIGLPYQVEPSTQIIVTELRLPIAIMAIVVGGALGMGGAEMQTLLNNTMASPYTLGMAAAAGFGAAITLYMGSFGLSSYYAVPMGAFLCCMLSACFLFSLASARHISSGQLILAGIALLFLFQSLLSLVQFVSSPELSQQILFWLFGSLTKATWNTVAITSAVVLIGGLLLLKDAWKLTALRLGEERAKSVGVNITRLRLKTLFIVAVITATVTSFVGIIGFVGIVAPNMAKSMVGEDQRFFLPLSFLIGAFLLSGASVLSKIIVPGALFPIGIVTAIIGVPFFFWLILAKRG